In the Leguminivora glycinivorella isolate SPB_JAAS2020 chromosome 9, LegGlyc_1.1, whole genome shotgun sequence genome, GGTGCGCAGAGGCCAAAGCTTTTATTGGGGAATTGGGCGGGAGGTTGTGCGAGCGTGGTCACGACCCTCGCTCCGGGTCGTTCCTGTTGCAAAGGttatccatcgcggttcaacgtGGCAACGCGGCGAGCGTGTTGGGCTCCTTTGCGGCGGGAGGGACTCGGAGTGGATTTAGTTagtaagtaggttaggttattcctagtattttttgtaattttaaatttatttagttggtaatagatttatgtgtaattgttagtaaTTAAGGATTTATTGTATTAACTTTTAATTGATTGAATAAACTATTTTCCTTGATCTTATAAGGTACCTCACCCACCTAATAAACAAGGAATGGATCTCCCCACTAGGTATGTCGTGGCGCAAAGCGGTTCAGTCTGTGCAGACGTGTTTTTCCGCTGCCTTTGGTGAAACGCGTTTTTATCAACTGAGCGGCTCCTCatcctttttatttttatttatagacaAGCAAAGAAGGaaatttttaacatttatttatgagtATGCCAATTTTTCAGGTGTCATTCGTAGAGATATACAACGAAGCGATATACGACTTGCTGGTGACCACGGATCGCACTGCATCCTCCAAATTACGTATTCGCGAAGATCCTTCTGGCAATGTTTATGTTAaggttattttctttttttttattgcgattTGTGAAACGCTGGAGACCTAGAAGTatgagcgtgcgactttcaatccgaaggTTGCGggtttcgaaccccggctcgtacgaaaacgctttcgtaaaattagtgtctacgccaaatcttgagatgaGTTgccaaagtggaccccaggctcccatgagccgtggcgaatgcagggataacgcaaggagctAGGATGATGATTGAGATTTATTCAAGTGCCTACTtgaatatatccatactaatattataaatgggaaagtgtgcgtgtctgtttgtttatccgtctttcacggcaaaacggagcgacgacttgacgggattttttaagtggagatagtggagatagaagggatggagagtgacatagggctactttttgtctctttctaatccctccacttccctaaaatgaggcatttcgcaattttcgcatttaacgcgagcaaacgCTAGTCTTAAATATATCTACAGTTAAATGTTTGaactatagcctgtcaaccaaattttggcagtagcaatgtacatcaaactaaagtatggtatccctatgaaacgaacaaaaaccagcaatgtacgtcgaacagccacagatattttttttttcaagggctccctccttccttacgaattagataatgtattaaaaagggacggatatgtgctagtcatttctctttttggtaggttagagatttccacagataagatacaaatgacacgcgaatttccaccgattttcaaaactattagtgttgctagcccgcgatttttcaaatttgccgcctttttctagtgacaagatttggttgacggtctattaATGAAAAATTTCGTAATCTAATAAAACAAGCAAGCTCCATCATTTTATAGGGTGCAACGCAAGCCTTCGTCCGTACAGGCGAGGAAGCATATGACGTGATGGCGGCCGGGAAACACAACCTGCAAGTACATGCTACGGGCGTTCATGCACAGAGCTCGCGGTCACATTGCATATTTACTATCACTATGCTCACTGAGACTGgtaagttgaaaaaaaaaaaatgttgagcGAATCTGATAGGTTTGTGTTAAACGTTTTGCGGCCATCTTCTCCCGCGGACAGACCGCCTGTGTAGATCGGGATCTACGTATCGGGAATATTACGttgatttatttcatgagcaTGCCTTTGAGCGCAAATTAATCACTTTTTATTATAGATCGCAAATATTTTAGACATTTACGTACTCCTGTCCTTCTTTTTGGAGCTCAGGATTCGCTTGCGGGAGATAGGGCTCGATCCCCGCTCCGGGTCGTTCCTGGTGCAGAGGTTGTCAAACACAGGAATGCAGCGAGCGTCTTGGGGATGTTGGCAACTGGAATGTTGTTCGATTGACTGTTATTTTCTGTGTTTtgttaacccccaacgcaaaaacgacggggtgttataagtttgacgtgtctgcctgtctgtttgtctgtccgtgtgtgtgtgtgtctgtctgtctgtggcatcgtagctcccgaacggatgaaccgatttagatttagtttttttttgtctgaaagccgagttagtcgggagtgatcttagctatgttttataaaaataggtctactatgtcgcggtcgggggttttttcaaaattttaaatttgtggtTGTACTGTACTGATTTATGTAGTAGTTTTTAAGAGCTTTAAGCAATGcattttaggtactttattaatGCAAGTCATTAATATGCAATCAAATGTGTAATTCTCTCTCCAGAAACCGGTGTTCGCGCTTCTCACGTCCGCCTCTGCGACTTGGCGGGCAGCGAGCGCGCGCGACGCACGCGCAACACCGGCGCGCGCATGCAGGAGTCCCGCGCCATCAACTCCTCCCTACATGTGCTGGAGAGGTGTCTACACACACTGCGGAGGAAGCAGACTAGCAAACAGGACCTAGTGCCCTACAGGTAACGTAGAGACATGCTATCTGCAAGAATCCCGCGCCATCAACGTGAAAAGAAACGGTTCTTTTACATCATTTCATTAGCAAAAATTAAGACTCTCCTCATTCGCAAATTAATTCACTCCGACAAAATTATATATGAAAATGAATGAAATATCattgatttaaaaaattacGGAACTTTTAGTAAACAATTTTTTGCTaaacttatgtttttttttttcagggaaTCGAAGTTAACCCGTCTCCTAGGCACGGGTCTCTCGGGTACCCGCGGCGAGGCAGTGAGCATGGTGGTGACTTTAAATCCAGCGCCAGAGTACGCGCACGAAACGAGACATGTACTACAGTTAGCTGCTGTCGCTAGGGACATACGTAAGTTCATGATATTCTCTTACCCGAGCTAGATTAGGCTTGTATGTTATCATGATAATGACGGTGTCATGGTTCAGATGGTTGTGACACTCAGCCTAGCATTAGAATACGATAAGAGTATCATGAAACCCGGCATGTGCTGTAGTCTCGCTATATGTGATTGTAGTGATGGTAAGCTCTCACTGCCCCCTCCAGGCTatatgcgttttcacattatccgatccgatagcggatgtaggaccgatatcccatacatttaagccgccatctttgatttttacctttgaaatccttccgacgtccgatatcggatcggataatgtgaaaacgcacttagggttgccatttatttaaaaaagtaaataactacgatggatggatggataacATAACTACCCACGTCATCGAAAATAACCAAATAAAATACCTTCCGCCTCCACATAGTATTTGAATGGTTCCTTTTTTGAACACTTCTACCAACATAATGAACTTTGCTCATTGTATTCGAAGTctgataataatataaaattgacAATTTTCAAGTTTATTATTTGATTTTTCAGAGGTGAACAACACTATAGCGGAGTCAATATCGACACTAGAGAGCACTACTTGTTCTACGATTCAAGACACCACCATCGCGAGTAGCACCGAGGTCACCAGGCTCAGAGCAGAAAATGAGAGACTACACTATGAATTAGTGcagtaagtaattatttttattcactagaaccacagtataataaagagtactatcgtacagtaaggccactcccactccccacTGAAactgccgcccacccgctctcggttacctcacagttaccgcctgtcaaaaacgcgaccagtcgacgtACGCtacacctacacgagcttagactgtgtgctagaaacgctcctctttcatatatttcatcgccagtgtccgaggtgtgtaactgtgtatatttttttacaatttgaaaCTAAATAGTTGAATCCCGGTCCTcgctgtacagtcgactacaaagagatgtatccactttttcaccttattacaatgcaataaggtgaaaaaatggatacatctctttgtagtcaacTGTACATACCGTGGTCCCGGATTGGCTAGctcgtttaaataagtttttttctgATCTGATTCTGTGTTTCCAGAGCGGAGTCCCTAAACCGGAAGTTGATGGCAGACATGGAGGAGCAGCAGCAAGAAAACGCAGTCACCGTTAAGGAATTGGTGGAGGAAGCTAAAGACATCACGGAGCAGTACTATAAGTCGCAGCTGCGGAGTCTTGAGGAGAGACATAACGCTGAGGTAAGGATAGTGccaaaatatttctatttgtaaTCTTTATTGCTAAAAAGCATACGTTTACtaatgcccgtgtggtgacgggttaagaatttcaccaccccctttcttcccatgggtgtcgtagaaggcaactgtgggatatgggttaaattgtggcgtaggcgagaggctggcaacctgtcactgcattgtcacagtttcgttttctgtcaaccccttatttgccaagagtggcactgaagcttgagtagtttcatgtgctctgccttcatgggatacaggcgtgattgtatgtatgtatgtttagggttgcaaaaatacggttttttttttctggcttgaaaaaacgtgataaaaacagtttttttttctggagtatgttttttttctaaagtacgaaatctcaaaatttgcaaagcagttaatacttttctacggttttttagacttaatgttaactattaaacgaatttaatcagataactttaatttctggtcttatagtaacatttacgaaatctgtagttggtagttatcactatttactgttggcaacaccagcGCCTCTCCACGCTTCACgacgcatcggggattccccaataaaagTTGTATACTGAAgtctgaatgttaatcgaatcaaaatgtacgttattgttattgaacacagatcaatacaacaagatggcccttacagggcgactcgcggtcaccaagcatacgacaaatcaggtttataaaagtttgaacgcgtgcgacaccgatcagtagcgcccaagtatacgacccgctaacagtgtccgtgtccgctcgggaaaaaatcttaaataatcaattttggttgcaaacaatggtctcttacagcataaagtggtgtggcaagtcttctaacacttctacatgtaaaaaagatggaacaacattccacagttaagtcaaattaattattttgttgaatattgtttattgtccgcggagttcatttatactggtcaatatggttgtgctgagcggcgccgaggcgcgtccatccctctttaccgagttaacaatgtgatatgctatccctttcacgtaaacgactaggcatggggccatgttagtttatgtctgttgcgggaacttcgtactgccgttcgtaccatgtgctaccattttatgaaatataaaagaaagcagatttgtaatagtgaataattatctagaatctgtagagtctgtagtggtatttagttcattgattagtttagaatatttagttggttatttaacttagaaaacgtaagtaaaaatgcacagtttagttattagttactagaatgatttttattgagatgctatcacaattatcatcctccttgcgttatcccggcatcggcatcgccacggctcatgggagcctggggtccgctttggaaactactacccagatttggcgtaggcactagttttatgaaagcgactgccatctgaccttccaacccgaagggtaactaggccttattataatttaattataatattataatttgttgcaaaacaaattcaccacagtactggtaccggtaccattgtctataatagacatgtcccattcccatccctactgctaatcataaaggcgcgccattatttgaaacgaccaatggcagcaccgtgcgcgcccgcctcaccccgcaaggattggtgatttgcgtctcgaacaatatcgcttgcatttggcttctagtggggtgttctgtgttattgaaacacgttacaactcacgaaaaaccgttattgtcgaattatttgttcatctgaaaaaaaaaccatatttagaaaaaaaacaatggtgctcgattttttttcataattctaaaaaaagattgtttttttttctatttgtaaCCCTATGTATTTGCTAAGTACTTTTGAAATTTATCATAATTAATAGtgaaatgaaatttttaaaaagcgGCTTTCCTTTATATTCCCGCACAAATTCTCAAAACGCAACGTGACGTCATGTCACACTTGACATCTGTAAGTGGGAACGAGAaagagttattcttttctcgctcccactcgGGCGCGCCAAAATGGCCGCGTTTAAATTGCCCGTAAAGTGATAGtggttttaattatttttttctagttTCTTAGTTTATATTTTTGATGTTATATCTATTTTTATTAATGTATGCATATTCCCTattgataatgaaaaaaataatagtagATAATCATCCACAAAATTGCCATAGTCAGTACATCTCGAATAAAAGAGCACTCGATGATGAAGAGGATAAAATGCCAGTGTATTGTACAGTCTCTTGGCCATCTCTAAAATGGTTGATGTCTACTAACATCTGTGAGAATATTGTGACTCTATATCGACGGAGAGAGAAGCCGCCACACTCGCCACAGACCTTTATAGCTAGTACAGATTTGTTGGGGATTCTAAATACGTATTTTGAGCCATGCTGTATTAAATTGTATAATCCACTCTATAATTTGTATATCAATTGTCAGATAGCGGAGTTACGCGAAGAGCACGAGGCGCGTCTCGCCAAACACGTAGTCGCGGAGGAAGGGACGCCGTCAAGGGCTTTACAAAATAAGGTAACATCtgaacagtcaaccaattggaaccctaggccactctacaaccatgtcaaaatgacaagcagtaagagatttcttacaatctgatttataacgtcactgtgacatagttctacagtggcctagggttccaattggttgacagtacaCAGCTGTCACTTGTACCTCTTTCAATCAACTGTTGCTATTTCAGTGTGTTTCATTAACACATTCATTACCAGACGAAAAATGGCGTACTACGTCCaaaaccggtcgtaatttataacGTAACCGACCGCTTGTATGGCGAGAACCCGCCTAACGGGTTCCCAGGTATCAGAGCAAAGTTAACTAATGCCCGCCAGGCGGGTTCTTCGTTATGAAAGTGTTAAACTACTAAGCTGATTTTGACAATAAGTCAATAAACACAAAAGCTTTAAAAACGGAGaattgttttcaactttttttttaatttacaggtCATGCAGCTTATGAAGCAAATAGCATTATTGGAGGTAACCATTTATTTCTTATATAGCTTTATAAAACTTGATGAGAAATAATATAGTgatgttaaaaaaatcacatagcatttcatacatattacaatataatattccCTCATCAAATAtagttgcattttttttaattaaagggaaaattcacacctccggcgggattcgaacctgcaaCCAACGGCTTTGCCGGAGCCGTCTCTCTCaccaactgagccacggaggcctgctggatgtgtgcgaatttatccatgccttctcTCAATTCTCACAGTTCCGTCTTAGGGTGgcgtttattttaaaaatatgtagtttcactcgcagacgtttctgcatgataaaaaacaaataatatatgCTCCATTGTTACAGGAGGAATTAAACGCAGAGCGACTAGCGCAGGCGCGAATGAAGGAGGAAATGCTGCATCTCAGGGCGTGTATTGAAGAAAGAGACGGTGGgtattagcaaagacatatgtgtcgcttaacttcaaaactgggtaaatccattctgctacaaggttgattatctttcagttcatattatattttttatatattcaaccttaaaacagaatggatttacccaggtttgaagttaagcaacacatatgaggagtgtcttttcaaaagggcttatttccattttttcttttttttaaactatgaatgcagtttttcttagtatagaaaattacgtgttgttttgagattaaagctcaaaaagtctcgccttgatctttaaaaaaaagagtaacatcaaagtttagaacaaaTTTTGAagaatgtgtaatgattatttatgtggataaaccaatgtatgtagaacaacaacattgatatcaactaactgaatacaaaatccaaaaataaaatacaactattttaaaataataacatttacgctacaaggccacaacaaaagggcttaattcccaaaagttcgcatcaaaagtgcttaattctcaaaaacatatggtaattaaatatttatttaagtacacatgttacgtttgatgtaatcatagcattaacgtcaacttacaatattacaattttgcaaattaaatattaatttcaaaataaataccgtggaattatgtttttctcgatttcccaaaaaaagttcaaagtggaaataagcccttttgaaaagacactcctcatatattatataactccatctagacagataaagtctaagaagaaAACGTAcgtaggccaccgtacctttttctgtatggtactgagtcatacagaaaaaggtacggcggcctaaatggcgttacacctttgggggacgctcagctagatggcgctaattaatattcatatttgacattttaacacaagagatggcagtctgtgcactgtgattacactattttacttcgacagtaactctataatactcgatcctctttggtccaCTCCATTCCTTTAAGGCCGGAACCGCACAAATCCCTATACTATTAATTCCTGTGGCGGTAATCAATTACCATTAGGCCCTCCACTTGCGTGTTTGCCtcctatattataaataaaagattACACAAACATATTCAATAACGAGGAATGTGTTGTATCTACTACAAATTGTAATttcatatgtacatacatataatcacgcctgtaccccataaaggggtaagcacagcacatgaactactaagtttcagtgccactcttggcaaaaaggggctgaaagaaatccaaattgtgacattgcagtgacaggttgccagcctctcgcctacgccacaatttaactcatatcccaaagtcaaagagggtggtgaaattcttaacctgtcaccacacggggttCATATGTAGTGGTAAAGATTTACGAGTCGAAGCCTGACATTCTAAGATGGTACGCGATGACCTATTTATTACTAAGTCTTACACAAGAGCAGGCTACTTTGCTGtaacataaattgtaaaatttctaaaaattctttttttttgttttatagaaaAATCATCCGACGACCAAGACGACGCGATACAGCTCACAGACAGTGAAGACGATAGTGAGGACGAAGAAGCAGATGATCCTTGCAACGAGAGTCTCGAACCGACTTTCAAGAAAGAGGAAATCAACCGCTCAAGACTCGTGCGGCAAAGTACCCTCAACAACACCAGAAACACTACCTTTGACAACTTGGACAGGACACATGACACGGTCAGAGACGAAAGTATGGCTGATGCCACGTACGACGTTAGTAAGAAAGATGCTACTATAACTGAAGCTGATGAAACTTATGATGCGTCTAATGACACGTACAATCAGTCTATGGATTGCCCTGCTACAGTCAAAAAGGCTAACTCTGATGTTGACAAACATAGTGCTAGGGAAACGTATTTTGTTAGTAGTTCCAGTGTAAGTTTAAATGAGAAACAAGATTCAGTACAAGACTCGGGACACATTGCAGATATAAGTGTTTCTCTAAGAGATGACGATGATCTGAAAGATTTCAGTATTATTGGTGATGTTGTGAAACCAAGTAAAACTATTGAAACACAgattgataaaattaaaaagtttgctataggtacagttttgACTGATAGCTCGCTTACTCAGTTTGAAATGTTAGAAAAGGAAATGAACGAAAACTCTGcgtttaaatattttggtgATGGGACTGCCAAGAACTCTATGAGCATGAGTCTGAGGAAGAAAGACAAGAAGCCTTATTTTGACGATGAGCAACCAACTCCTAATCAAATATCCAAGGTGAAAGATTTAATAAAGAAACAAGATGTTCTGCGGTCTCCATCCATAGTTCAGGATGAAATCCCAGAAAACTATAAACCGAGTACTATCAACAAAATTATGCGCGAGAGTATAACAGTGACAACTGAGCTACCtcctttgtataaaaataaaatactaaagAAAATGCATGATTCTATAGATCCCTTTGAAGGCGCCGATTCACCGTGCGCAATTACAGAAACCCTACTGAAAAGAGTAGAAGAGACGCGAAAGTCTATTGAAAAAGTTTCCCTTGATAATCAAGAAAAAGATTCAAAAGCAGAAGCTGTGAAGAATGCAACTGAAATGATAATAAAATCAGAAATCATAGAAGATGTACCTATGGATAAAATTAGTGTGGAGGAGATGCGAAAATCAGTTGAAAAAGTTTGCATGGATAGCAAAGAAAAAAATTCAGACGTAGAAAAGCATTCGCTGAGCGGTAAAGTTGTTATGGATTCCGTTGAAATGGAAATCAAATCAGAAGTTGAAGATGTTCAAATTGCAATTGAATCAGAAACAATTAAAGAATCTGTTGAAAAAGATCTTAGCAATGAGAGAAATCATGCTCCAGCTAATAACGAAGATACAAAGACAAATGAAAACGTTTTAGGTGTCCAGTCCACTGGAGATGAAATAATATCTACTAAGAATATTCCTGACAAGGACGTAAAGCATGACATTTTAACCGAAATTAAACAAGAAGAAATTATTGTGGAAAAAATAGAAAGTGTTAATAAAGACACCACAAAAGAAACAAAACCTGAAGAACTAACACATGAGATCAGTTCATTGAATGACATTACTAGTTCAAATCAAACGATAGCAGGAGAAAATACTATTGATGCTTTCGAGAATATTTACAAAGATATAACAGTGCCGAGAGCAACTGAATTCGATCTTCTTATTTCTGATAAATCTTTGGATTCTACAAATATAAAACAGACTGATAAAATCGAAAGAACCTCGGAAAGATCCAATTTAAACAAAGAAGTAACATTTGAAGACAATGTAAAGAATGTCAATATTAAGGAAACAGTTAAAGATGATATTACTGACAATAATAATTCTGAAATTAACCAAGAGACCGTTAAAAATGTTAATGACAATAATAACCAAGAGCCTGAAACAAAGGTTAAATATAACCTCCGCCACAAAGCCCAAGATACAAGTAAAACAGACAAAGATGAATCGATTGAGCATACAGAGAAATGCGCGCCAAGGACGGCAAAGAAATCCTTACGACTGAGAAGAAAGAATAAACTGGATGAAGTAGAAGACGAAGTGAAGTTAAAGGATATAGTGAACTTGCAGCAGGAGTTTTCTGATGTGACACTGGGGTTGCCGGCGCCGGTGAAGGTGGTGAATGATATTCCATCGCCGGAAAAGAGTGAGAGTGAGAATCAGCCGCCGTTAATGGGGGTGCAGAGTTGTCCGTCCAAAAGGTTAGTTGACATAAAATATAGTATATAGTCATATTTTGACGAAATTTATCGCACGTGTATAGTTCGATGTTGTTCAGTACATATGAacaattgtaacttgtattatttgtgccgtttgtatatccgaggtcttatatagagagagtacgtcgtagtcgtcgtagacgtcgcatcggaccgatagatggcgccatcgttcgttgtaagtcgctccggcgtcacaccgccgcgatgttggtagtcccgttttccccacctgcaacataaggctcctacgcgccccgacccgccaccagccaccctcattgtttcgtcgaacgccgaagtgaccggttgtcgcgtattccgttcgaacatttttacagcatggtgtctcgaaattaatcttttagtttctatttccttgttactcctggtcaaaccagagttattcgtgtttttatttaaaaagtggcttataacgtttcggaattatgaaatttttcaatttcaattttcaccgtcaattctttcttcccttttaatttacgctcgttcgtcttgaataatgagatatattatgcctcgctagcgatcattattcgtctttcggggttctcacgatagaaatgaacgagcggtgctttatgattctacccacttttttgtaagaaagttccatgctgcaaaaatcgttaccaatataacactttaagttctcgcgctttgtacacatatttaaagtcacacacaggtcgaacgcgattaattaacattatttttaccttttttcccaacgttagcagttaaaaatcgccatatacacaaatctgcaatcgccgagcacttgcttactgcggaaacgaatcactggattgagctacacaaacccaaagttctttccaccgagcgacactattatccccggattgtgagggaggcgatcgaaattaaaaaatatcctaaaaacttaaacagggaagacgggtatagattatcgccaacatggggaccagtgattcaaatgttcaaaccaaaagatctatcttcggaccagtgcgcggatgttgtgagtgctgtgtgtcgtgcggtgggaaataaacaataactaaaagcgggtagattatatttatttgtctaccccgaacatttatataaattaatatcgggtagttttgtgttgtttacatctccggtgacactttgctgggacgtcagtcttccgcgaccacggccagtgcaacctggccgaaacgttggggaaaaaaaggtaaaaataatgttaattaatcgcgttcgacctgtgtgtgactttaaataaaatcgttaccgttaatcagttttctttttaaactattcgcatttccgagactaaagtaggaagtgttatccgcgtattaaaagtttcgcgcgagaatataagcggtaacgtaggtaagttcgtgctccggggaccacgtgcttcgcgaccgcgtgctgcgcgacctgcgggctgcggcggcggcggcggcggcggcggcggcgggcgcggtgcaggaataccgcgctccaaggaggtttgaatttctccgacgaatgggtgagcagattcatattattttagaaagaacatgttcggtttccgattcggtgcggaggccccaagccacgtgtcggcgccggaacttactgtagcgctgcgatagcgccactgaccgcggcagtgttgtccgccgcgtcggcgccgccgaggttgcgtagaagttgcctcctcgttaacgaccatctctgcggtgccgccgaacaacgttgtggccgccgcataggcgtcgcgtgcgacgctg is a window encoding:
- the LOC125229767 gene encoding kinesin-like protein KIF20B isoform X2, translating into MDNRNTIDQRYSSDKGTNLLELFEEDDSIEEEGPELVQVYLRLKPSNVPSSLYEVRSDQCLITSVDTATAGHGRRTQHNVCKMYSFSHIFGPDANQKEIFEHVVKDNLRRLPDGHSFTLLTYGASGSGKTYTLMGTVKAPGLVPRSLEYVFKVVEAAQMPLYRPGEIRANKLTVAEQEYELQWVRNLKHLSAPLREKYRRMSTRLVSDMSRSTVDLSKRTKHYVWVSFVEIYNEAIYDLLVTTDRTASSKLRIREDPSGNVYVKGATQAFVRTGEEAYDVMAAGKHNLQVHATGVHAQSSRSHCIFTITMLTETETGVRASHVRLCDLAGSERARRTRNTGARMQESRAINSSLHVLERCLHTLRRKQTSKQDLVPYRESKLTRLLGTGLSGTRGEAVSMVVTLNPAPEYAHETRHVLQLAAVARDIQVNNTIAESISTLESTTCSTIQDTTIASSTEVTRLRAENERLHYELVQAESLNRKLMADMEEQQQENAVTVKELVEEAKDITEQYYKSQLRSLEERHNAEIAELREEHEARLAKHVVAEEGTPSRALQNKVMQLMKQIALLEEELNAERLAQARMKEEMLHLRACIEERDEKSSDDQDDAIQLTDSEDDSEDEEADDPCNESLEPTFKKEEINRSRLVRQSTLNNTRNTTFDNLDRTHDTVRDESMADATYDVSKKDATITEADETYDASNDTYNQSMDCPATVKKANSDVDKHSARETYFVSSSSVSLNEKQDSVQDSGHIADISVSLRDDDDLKDFSIIGDVVKPSKTIETQIDKIKKFAIGTVLTDSSLTQFEMLEKEMNENSAFKYFGDGTAKNSMSMSLRKKDKKPYFDDEQPTPNQISKVKDLIKKQDVLRSPSIVQDEIPENYKPSTINKIMRESITVTTELPPLYKNKILKKMHDSIDPFEGADSPCAITETLLKRVEETRKSIEKVSLDNQEKDSKAEAVKNATEMIIKSEIIEDVPMDKISVEEMRKSVEKVCMDSKEKNSDVEKHSLSGKVVMDSVEMEIKSEVEDVQIAIESETIKESVEKDLSNERNHAPANNEDTKTNENVLGVQSTGDEIISTKNIPDKDVKHDILTEIKQEEIIVEKIESVNKDTTKETKPEELTHEISSLNDITSSNQTIAGENTIDAFENIYKDITVPRATEFDLLISDKSLDSTNIKQTDKIERTSERSNLNKEVTFEDNVKNVNIKETVKDDITDNNNSEINQETVKNVNDNNNQEPETKVKYNLRHKAQDTSKTDKDESIEHTEKCAPRTAKKSLRLRRKNKLDEVEDEVKLKDIVNLQQEFSDVTLGLPAPVKVVNDIPSPEKSESENQPPLMGVQSCPSKSVTRSRRKLFTPRAEPLDESPPAGDSADDADADALRVRVPRPSYHRATRTRRRLN